A stretch of the Bacillus licheniformis DSM 13 = ATCC 14580 genome encodes the following:
- the murG gene encoding undecaprenyldiphospho-muramoylpentapeptide beta-N-acetylglucosaminyltransferase gives MRIVVSGGGTGGHIYPALAFIKEVKRHHEDVEFLYIGTEKGLEKNIVEREGIPFKAIEITGFKRKLSFENVKTVMRFLKGVKECKEELKRFKPDAVIGTGGYVCGPVVYAASKLGIPTIIHEQNSLPGLTNKFLSKYVDKVAICFDEAKTHFPAEKVVFTGNPRASEVVSIKGGRSLTALGLAEGKKTVLIFGGSRGAAPINEAVIAMQNELKKRDYQVLYVTGEVHYDKVTAALEKEGAAPNMVVQPFLHQMPEYLKAFDVVVGRAGATTIAEITALGIPSVLIPSPYVTANHQEVNARSLGEQNAAVVLKESELNGDRLIQAIDHILQDEKTLEEMKIRAKSLGVPDAAERLYNVLKELKHHAK, from the coding sequence AACCGAAAAAGGCCTGGAGAAAAATATCGTCGAGCGGGAAGGGATCCCTTTCAAAGCGATTGAAATTACGGGTTTTAAAAGAAAACTTTCATTTGAAAACGTCAAAACCGTCATGCGCTTTTTAAAGGGTGTAAAAGAATGCAAAGAAGAATTAAAACGGTTCAAGCCGGATGCCGTGATCGGCACGGGCGGCTACGTGTGCGGCCCCGTCGTATACGCCGCTTCAAAACTGGGGATTCCGACGATTATCCACGAACAAAACAGCCTTCCCGGACTCACCAATAAGTTTTTATCCAAATATGTTGATAAGGTAGCGATTTGTTTTGATGAAGCGAAAACACATTTTCCTGCAGAAAAAGTTGTTTTTACAGGAAACCCGAGGGCGTCTGAAGTCGTCTCTATAAAAGGGGGCCGTTCCCTGACCGCTTTGGGTCTTGCAGAGGGCAAAAAAACGGTCCTTATTTTCGGAGGCAGCCGCGGTGCCGCTCCGATCAATGAAGCGGTCATTGCGATGCAAAACGAATTAAAAAAGCGGGATTACCAGGTTCTTTATGTCACAGGGGAAGTTCACTATGATAAAGTCACAGCTGCGCTTGAAAAAGAAGGCGCCGCTCCGAATATGGTCGTCCAGCCGTTTCTCCATCAAATGCCCGAGTACTTAAAAGCGTTCGATGTCGTCGTGGGCCGCGCAGGGGCAACGACAATAGCGGAAATCACCGCGCTCGGCATTCCAAGCGTTCTGATTCCGAGTCCGTATGTTACGGCCAACCACCAGGAAGTAAACGCACGCTCACTCGGGGAGCAGAACGCCGCTGTCGTTTTAAAAGAATCAGAGCTTAATGGAGACCGCTTAATTCAGGCGATCGATCATATTTTACAAGACGAAAAGACGTTGGAAGAGATGAAGATCCGCGCGAAATCGCTTGGCGTGCCGGACGCTGCGGAACGCTTGTACAATGTGCTGAAAGAATTGAAACATCATGCAAAATGA
- the murB gene encoding UDP-N-acetylmuramate dehydrogenase: MDKVIQELKELEVGKVLENEPLSNHTTIKIGGPADVLVIPKDIQAVKDTMKVVKKHGVKWTAIGRGSNLLVLDEGIRGVVIKLGQGLDHMEIDGEQVTVGGGYSVVRLATGISKKGLSGLEFAAGIPGSVGGAVYMNAGAHGSDISKVLVKALILFEDGTIEWLTNEEMAFSYRTSILQNKRPGICLEAVLQLEQKERDQIVAQMQKNKDYRKETQPVSNPCAGSIFRNPLPEHAGRLVEEAGLKGHQIGGAKVSEMHGNFIVNAGGATAKDVLDLIAFIQKTIKEKYDIDMHTEVEIIGEKR; this comes from the coding sequence ATGGATAAGGTGATACAAGAATTAAAAGAACTTGAAGTCGGCAAAGTTCTGGAAAACGAGCCGCTCAGCAACCATACAACGATTAAAATCGGAGGACCGGCTGACGTGCTGGTGATTCCGAAAGACATTCAAGCTGTCAAAGATACGATGAAGGTTGTCAAGAAGCACGGCGTCAAGTGGACGGCCATCGGCAGAGGCTCGAATCTTCTCGTTCTCGATGAAGGGATAAGAGGCGTCGTCATCAAGCTCGGCCAGGGACTCGACCATATGGAAATCGACGGCGAGCAAGTGACGGTCGGCGGCGGCTACTCTGTCGTAAGGCTTGCGACAGGCATCAGCAAAAAAGGGCTTTCCGGCCTTGAATTTGCCGCAGGCATTCCTGGTTCGGTCGGCGGAGCGGTTTACATGAATGCCGGCGCCCACGGCTCAGATATCAGCAAAGTATTGGTGAAAGCATTGATCCTTTTTGAAGACGGAACGATCGAATGGCTGACGAATGAAGAGATGGCGTTCAGCTACCGCACATCCATCCTTCAAAACAAGCGGCCGGGCATTTGTCTTGAAGCCGTTCTCCAATTGGAGCAAAAAGAACGCGATCAGATCGTCGCGCAGATGCAGAAAAACAAAGACTACCGAAAAGAAACGCAGCCTGTGTCCAACCCTTGCGCAGGCAGCATCTTCAGAAACCCGCTGCCTGAACATGCGGGCCGGCTAGTTGAAGAGGCTGGTTTGAAAGGCCATCAGATCGGCGGGGCAAAGGTTTCGGAGATGCACGGCAATTTCATTGTCAACGCAGGCGGCGCAACAGCGAAAGACGTCCTTGATTTGATTGCATTCATTCAGAAAACGATTAAGGAAAAATACGATATCGACATGCACACTGAGGTCGAAATTATCGGAGAAAAACGGTAA
- a CDS encoding cell division protein FtsQ/DivIB, protein MKPGIDKEKVVNIEERIPKIKEQRKQKANRRLITFILLFFTMMLIIIYLQTPISKVSKVEIKGNKNVSKEQIISLSSIHKGQTEFWSLSKQKAAEKIEQNKLIKKAEISKQLPNKIAISIEEYKSIAFLQKHNVYYSVLENGTVLPEEVTPTDIGPTLNNWEEDEKLVQMAKQLNKLSDSVKKSISEINYTPQKSNPWLIKLYMNDGYIVTASLKTFGQKMNSYPAIVKELPKGEKGIIHMEVATYFEPLKKTDESKKGDGN, encoded by the coding sequence GTGAAACCCGGTATTGATAAAGAAAAAGTAGTGAATATAGAAGAACGTATTCCCAAAATTAAAGAACAGCGAAAGCAAAAGGCAAACCGCCGGCTGATCACCTTTATTCTGCTCTTTTTCACGATGATGCTGATCATCATTTACCTGCAGACGCCGATCAGCAAAGTCTCGAAGGTAGAGATCAAAGGAAACAAAAACGTTTCAAAGGAACAGATCATTTCCCTTTCTTCAATCCATAAAGGACAGACGGAATTTTGGAGTCTGAGCAAGCAAAAAGCCGCAGAAAAGATCGAGCAGAATAAACTGATCAAAAAAGCCGAAATTTCTAAACAACTGCCCAACAAAATCGCCATCTCCATCGAAGAGTATAAAAGCATTGCGTTTTTGCAAAAACATAATGTGTACTACTCCGTGCTTGAAAACGGCACGGTGCTTCCTGAAGAGGTGACGCCGACTGACATCGGACCAACCCTTAATAACTGGGAGGAAGACGAAAAGCTCGTTCAAATGGCAAAACAGCTGAACAAGCTTTCCGATTCCGTGAAAAAATCGATTTCCGAGATCAACTATACGCCTCAAAAATCAAACCCTTGGCTGATCAAACTGTATATGAACGACGGCTATATCGTGACAGCTTCGCTGAAAACGTTCGGACAGAAAATGAACAGCTATCCGGCGATCGTAAAAGAGCTGCCGAAAGGGGAAAAAGGCATTATCCATATGGAAGTCGCGACTTATTTTGAACCTCTGAAAAAAACGGATGAAAGCAAAAAGGGAGACGGAAATTGA
- a CDS encoding DUF881 domain-containing protein, with protein sequence MKRHTVNLSLAMLVLGFLLSFSYQFARENKDHEETAENWKEEYSLRDRLISQEKQNKKLEQELYKKQQEVQKTETALKKEKKEYYNIVEDVERYRMFVGEIGVQGEGIKVTLKDASYIPEGENVNNYIVHESHIFRLLNELWISGAAAVSINGQRVTHHSYISCNGPVITVDGNQYPAPFVISAIGDADVLMPALNIAGGLVDQLSRDHISVSIEKQDNIEMEPLLKQGE encoded by the coding sequence TTGAAGAGGCACACAGTCAATCTTTCACTCGCCATGCTTGTCCTCGGCTTCCTGCTGTCTTTCTCCTATCAATTCGCCAGGGAAAACAAAGACCATGAAGAAACTGCTGAAAATTGGAAAGAGGAATATTCCCTGCGCGACCGGCTGATTTCCCAAGAAAAGCAAAATAAGAAGCTGGAACAGGAGCTTTACAAAAAACAGCAGGAAGTACAGAAAACAGAGACGGCTTTGAAAAAGGAAAAAAAAGAGTACTACAATATTGTGGAAGATGTTGAGAGGTACAGAATGTTCGTCGGGGAAATCGGCGTTCAGGGCGAAGGGATCAAAGTGACGCTGAAAGACGCTTCGTACATCCCAGAGGGTGAGAATGTCAACAACTATATCGTCCATGAAAGCCACATTTTCCGCCTGCTCAATGAGCTGTGGATTTCCGGGGCGGCCGCGGTGTCGATCAACGGACAGCGCGTGACACATCATTCCTACATATCGTGCAACGGCCCTGTCATCACGGTTGACGGCAACCAGTATCCGGCGCCGTTTGTTATTTCGGCCATCGGGGATGCGGATGTGCTGATGCCGGCGCTGAACATTGCAGGAGGGCTTGTGGACCAGCTGAGCCGCGATCATATTTCAGTCAGCATCGAAAAACAAGATAATATCGAGATGGAGCCCCTTTTGAAGCAAGGGGAATGA
- a CDS encoding DUF881 domain-containing protein, whose product MKKNNRFISLSILMLIFGIMLSVQFNSLKAPKVRDTRDIWDLREDLKEEQKKQLDLISEIDKYEKMLNTYSHQEETSRTKALNETLQNLKKQAGFTDVTGNGIIITISQLFSEELTGESIQNPPPDLLKKLINELNMYEAEEISINDRRVVNTTVIRDINGTTKIDGYPLDNYPITVKVIGKNADKLYSRMNASSLQDLFAGENLDLQIKRPEKQIKIKAYEGSMQVAPLKPLEKSKGENS is encoded by the coding sequence TTGAAGAAAAATAATCGTTTCATCAGTTTGAGCATCTTGATGCTCATTTTCGGCATTATGCTGTCCGTGCAGTTCAATTCGCTGAAGGCGCCGAAGGTCCGCGATACGCGGGACATTTGGGACCTCAGGGAGGACTTGAAGGAAGAACAGAAAAAACAGCTTGATCTGATCAGCGAAATTGACAAGTATGAAAAAATGCTGAACACATACAGTCATCAAGAAGAAACCTCGCGGACAAAAGCGTTGAATGAAACGCTTCAAAACTTAAAAAAACAGGCCGGCTTCACAGATGTCACAGGGAACGGAATCATCATCACCATTTCTCAGCTCTTCTCGGAAGAATTGACAGGGGAATCGATTCAAAATCCCCCTCCCGACCTTCTGAAAAAGCTGATTAATGAACTGAATATGTATGAAGCGGAAGAAATATCCATCAACGACAGAAGGGTTGTCAACACGACGGTGATCCGCGATATCAACGGAACAACCAAAATAGACGGTTATCCTTTGGACAACTATCCGATAACGGTAAAAGTCATCGGCAAAAACGCCGATAAACTATATAGCCGAATGAATGCTTCATCCCTGCAGGATCTGTTCGCGGGAGAAAATCTGGATTTGCAAATCAAAAGGCCTGAAAAACAAATCAAAATCAAAGCTTACGAAGGTTCAATGCAAGTTGCGCCATTGAAACCGCTCGAAAAATCAAAAGGAGAGAATTCCTAA
- a CDS encoding small basic family protein → MWLPVLGLLLGITIGFSTNFTIPDEYSNYLSLAILASLDTLIGGIRAHLESVYDELVFVTGFFFNIILAISLAFLGVHLGVDLYLVGMFAFGVRLFQNIAVIRRILLAKWTASRRKN, encoded by the coding sequence ATGTGGCTTCCGGTTTTAGGGCTTTTGCTCGGAATTACAATCGGGTTCAGCACGAATTTCACCATTCCGGATGAGTACTCAAATTATTTGTCCCTGGCGATTCTGGCATCGCTCGATACGTTGATCGGGGGAATAAGGGCCCATTTGGAAAGTGTATACGATGAACTAGTTTTTGTGACAGGCTTTTTCTTCAATATTATTCTTGCCATAAGTTTGGCTTTTCTGGGCGTTCATCTTGGTGTAGACTTGTATTTAGTCGGTATGTTTGCATTTGGCGTGAGGCTTTTTCAAAACATCGCGGTCATCAGAAGAATACTGCTCGCCAAATGGACGGCATCGAGGAGAAAAAATTAA
- the ftsA gene encoding cell division protein FtsA: protein MNNNELYVSLDIGTSNIKVIVGEMSDDSLNIIGVGNVPSEGLKKGSIVDIDETVHSIKKAFEQAERMIGFPLTHAIVGVNGNYIHIQDTNGVVAVSSENKEIHVEDVRRVMEAAQVVSIPPEQLIVDVIPRQFIVDGRGDITDPKKMLGVRLEVEGSLITGSKTILHNLLRCVERAGIEITDICLQPLAAGSVALSKDEKNLGVALIDIGGGSTTVAVFEDGHLLATRVIPLGGENITKDISIGLRTSTDEAERVKKQFGHAFYEEASEEETFEVAVIGTDQKQTFTQREVADIIEARLEEIFLFVAEELRNMGIKELPGGFVLTGGQAGMPGVLSLAQDVLQNNVRVASPNYIGVREPQYMTGVGLIQFAYRNAKIQGRKVGFKMPEQAVQEVAATHQKEVQQRPKPKSKQQAQAEKKPSKMKKIFNIFWE from the coding sequence ATGAACAACAATGAACTTTACGTCAGTCTAGACATCGGTACGTCCAATATTAAAGTGATCGTCGGTGAAATGTCAGACGATTCTCTTAACATTATCGGAGTCGGAAATGTTCCCTCAGAGGGGCTGAAAAAAGGATCAATCGTTGATATAGATGAAACGGTTCATTCTATAAAAAAAGCGTTTGAACAAGCAGAAAGAATGATAGGTTTTCCGCTGACCCACGCGATCGTCGGGGTTAATGGGAACTACATCCATATTCAAGATACGAACGGTGTTGTGGCTGTCTCAAGCGAGAATAAAGAAATCCACGTTGAAGACGTGCGCCGGGTGATGGAGGCCGCTCAAGTCGTTTCCATCCCGCCTGAACAGCTGATCGTCGATGTGATTCCGAGACAGTTTATCGTTGACGGAAGAGGCGATATTACAGATCCGAAAAAGATGCTCGGCGTCCGCCTTGAAGTGGAAGGATCGCTGATCACGGGCTCTAAAACGATTTTACATAACCTGCTCCGCTGTGTGGAAAGAGCGGGAATTGAAATAACGGATATTTGCCTTCAGCCGCTGGCTGCCGGATCTGTCGCTTTATCAAAGGACGAAAAAAACCTCGGAGTGGCTTTAATCGACATCGGGGGAGGATCAACAACGGTTGCCGTATTTGAGGACGGCCACCTTCTTGCGACCCGTGTCATACCACTGGGAGGAGAAAACATCACCAAGGATATTTCAATCGGATTGCGCACCTCCACGGACGAAGCTGAGCGGGTGAAAAAGCAGTTTGGACATGCTTTCTACGAAGAAGCGTCGGAAGAGGAAACATTTGAAGTCGCCGTGATCGGGACGGACCAAAAGCAGACCTTTACTCAGCGGGAAGTGGCAGACATTATAGAAGCCAGGCTTGAAGAAATCTTTTTATTCGTGGCAGAGGAACTGCGGAACATGGGAATAAAAGAATTGCCGGGAGGCTTTGTGCTTACAGGGGGACAGGCTGGAATGCCGGGGGTCCTCAGCCTCGCACAGGATGTTCTTCAAAATAACGTCAGAGTGGCTAGCCCGAATTATATCGGTGTAAGAGAACCTCAATACATGACAGGAGTCGGCCTCATCCAATTCGCTTACCGCAACGCAAAAATCCAAGGCAGAAAAGTAGGGTTTAAGATGCCGGAACAAGCGGTTCAGGAAGTCGCGGCAACTCATCAAAAAGAAGTGCAGCAGCGACCGAAGCCAAAATCCAAGCAGCAGGCTCAAGCTGAGAAAAAGCCGAGCAAAATGAAGAAAATATTTAACATCTTTTGGGAATAG
- the ftsZ gene encoding cell division protein FtsZ, protein MLEFETNIDGLASIKVIGVGGGGNNAVNRMIENDVQGVEFIAVNTDAQALNLSKAETKMQIGAKLTRGLGAGANPEVGKKAAEESKEQIEEALKGADMVFVTAGMGGGTGTGAAPVIAQIAKDLGALTVGVVTRPFTFEGRKRQLQAAGGISAMKEAVDTLIVIPNDRLLEIVDKNTPMLEAFREADNVLRQGVQGISDLIATPGLINLDFADVKTIMSNKGSALMGIGVATGENRAAEAAKKAVSSPLLETAIDGAQGVLMNITGGTNLSLYEVQEAADIVAAASDQDVNMIFGSVINENLKDEIVVTVIATGFIEQDQDSSKPQRPLNQGLKQHHQPAPKREPKREEPSMPHRSPSQPAEDTLDIPTFLRNRNKR, encoded by the coding sequence ATGTTAGAGTTTGAAACAAATATAGACGGCTTAGCATCGATTAAAGTAATAGGAGTAGGTGGCGGCGGTAACAATGCCGTCAATCGGATGATCGAAAATGACGTTCAGGGAGTCGAGTTTATCGCAGTCAACACGGATGCTCAGGCTCTCAACCTGTCAAAAGCGGAAACGAAAATGCAGATCGGTGCGAAGCTGACGCGCGGGCTCGGCGCCGGAGCCAATCCGGAAGTGGGCAAAAAAGCCGCAGAGGAAAGCAAAGAACAAATTGAAGAAGCGCTGAAAGGTGCAGATATGGTGTTCGTCACAGCCGGAATGGGCGGCGGAACAGGAACGGGCGCGGCACCTGTCATCGCACAAATCGCAAAAGATCTGGGCGCATTGACTGTCGGCGTTGTCACAAGGCCGTTTACCTTTGAAGGAAGAAAAAGACAGCTTCAGGCTGCAGGCGGTATTTCAGCAATGAAGGAAGCCGTCGACACCCTGATCGTCATTCCGAATGACCGTCTTCTTGAAATCGTCGATAAAAACACACCGATGCTTGAAGCGTTCCGTGAAGCGGACAACGTTCTCCGCCAAGGTGTTCAGGGCATTTCAGACCTGATCGCAACGCCTGGACTGATCAACCTTGACTTTGCCGATGTCAAAACGATCATGTCCAACAAAGGTTCTGCACTGATGGGTATCGGTGTAGCGACAGGCGAAAACCGCGCTGCGGAAGCCGCTAAAAAAGCTGTTTCCAGCCCGCTGCTTGAAACGGCGATTGACGGCGCCCAAGGCGTGCTGATGAACATTACAGGCGGCACCAACTTAAGCCTATACGAAGTTCAGGAAGCGGCGGACATCGTTGCAGCTGCATCTGACCAGGACGTCAACATGATCTTTGGATCTGTCATCAATGAAAACTTAAAAGACGAGATCGTCGTTACGGTGATCGCGACTGGATTTATCGAACAGGATCAAGATTCATCAAAGCCGCAGAGACCTTTAAACCAAGGCTTAAAACAGCATCATCAGCCTGCTCCGAAACGGGAGCCGAAGCGCGAGGAGCCAAGCATGCCGCATCGCAGCCCATCACAGCCTGCCGAGGATACGCTTGACATCCCGACTTTCTTAAGAAACCGCAATAAACGCTAA
- a CDS encoding S8 family serine peptidase has translation MKKKPLFRTFMCAALIGSLLAPVAVQADTGTAAKTKEQSKISSALYKRFEKEGKVTFLIKMKSQANLQQAATAAEKRAKASVMTVKKAKEIKRSAVLTSLRTKAERTQKDLKSFLEKEEKKGTAKKVESFYIVNGIAVTATKDVMEKAASFPEVEKVLPNQKIKLGNTEKPTVESKTTADRTPASNIEQVHAPDVWKKRYKGKGAVVASIDTGVEWDHPALKTKYRGYNPSKPNSPDNEFNWFDAVSNKKTPYDELGHGTHVTGTMVGSEAGGKNQIGVAPTAKWIAVKAFSEDGGDEKSLLAAGEWILAPKDAKGKAHPEKAPDVVNNSWAGERGLDEWYLDIVKAWRAADIFPAFAAGNVSEFEPGGPGSVENPSNYPQSFAIGAVDSSNALADFSLQGPSPYDEIKPDISAPGVSIRSAYPGHKYAAMNGTSMATPHVSGIVALMREANPDLTVDEIERILLKTATPLTDKTFKKSPNNGYGYGLVNALKAFDAAKKTK, from the coding sequence GTGAAGAAAAAGCCATTATTCCGCACGTTCATGTGCGCTGCACTCATCGGTTCACTTCTCGCTCCGGTTGCTGTGCAGGCTGATACAGGCACGGCAGCGAAGACAAAGGAACAAAGCAAAATATCTAGCGCTCTTTATAAACGTTTTGAGAAAGAAGGTAAAGTGACCTTTTTAATTAAAATGAAAAGCCAGGCGAACCTTCAGCAAGCGGCAACCGCGGCTGAAAAACGGGCGAAAGCAAGCGTTATGACCGTGAAAAAAGCAAAAGAGATCAAACGCTCGGCAGTGCTGACTTCCCTGCGTACAAAAGCTGAAAGAACACAAAAAGATTTGAAATCGTTTTTGGAAAAAGAAGAGAAAAAAGGAACAGCTAAGAAAGTGGAATCTTTCTATATTGTAAACGGCATCGCCGTGACGGCGACAAAAGATGTTATGGAAAAAGCGGCTTCATTTCCTGAGGTTGAAAAGGTGCTGCCCAATCAAAAAATCAAGCTGGGCAATACCGAAAAACCTACAGTAGAATCGAAAACAACCGCGGATCGCACCCCTGCTTCCAACATTGAGCAGGTTCATGCGCCGGATGTCTGGAAAAAGCGCTATAAAGGCAAAGGAGCCGTCGTCGCTTCAATTGACACCGGCGTAGAGTGGGATCATCCGGCGTTGAAAACAAAGTACAGAGGCTACAACCCTTCTAAACCGAACAGTCCAGACAATGAGTTCAACTGGTTTGATGCGGTAAGCAATAAGAAAACGCCATATGATGAGTTGGGCCACGGCACACATGTGACAGGCACGATGGTCGGCTCAGAAGCCGGCGGCAAAAACCAGATCGGTGTCGCGCCGACGGCGAAATGGATAGCTGTCAAGGCCTTTTCAGAGGACGGCGGAGATGAAAAATCCCTTTTGGCTGCAGGAGAATGGATTTTGGCCCCGAAAGATGCGAAAGGAAAAGCGCACCCTGAAAAGGCTCCCGATGTCGTCAACAACTCTTGGGCAGGGGAACGCGGACTCGATGAATGGTATTTGGATATTGTCAAAGCTTGGCGGGCAGCTGATATCTTCCCTGCATTTGCAGCGGGCAATGTCAGCGAATTCGAACCGGGCGGACCGGGTTCAGTTGAAAACCCGTCCAACTATCCGCAATCTTTCGCGATTGGCGCAGTTGACAGCTCAAACGCGTTAGCCGACTTTTCATTGCAAGGGCCTTCGCCATATGACGAAATCAAGCCCGATATTTCTGCACCTGGCGTCAGCATCCGCTCTGCTTATCCGGGACATAAGTATGCTGCAATGAACGGGACATCGATGGCGACCCCGCATGTATCCGGCATCGTCGCCTTAATGAGGGAAGCCAATCCGGACCTCACAGTCGATGAAATCGAGCGCATCCTGCTGAAAACGGCGACGCCTCTGACTGACAAAACGTTTAAAAAATCCCCGAACAACGGCTACGGATACGGCTTGGTCAACGCTTTAAAAGCTTTTGACGCAGCTAAAAAAACTAAATGA